The following proteins are co-located in the Poecile atricapillus isolate bPoeAtr1 chromosome 20, bPoeAtr1.hap1, whole genome shotgun sequence genome:
- the LOC131586496 gene encoding lipocalin-15-like isoform X1 has protein sequence MSPQTVAGPLQVVKFLQWAARSPTEECGFPWQVPTTFPNSTGDVLLQFAGVWHVTAIAFNCSIFLKMRDGMKSSMAIISFMPEGDLAMKLVWPLMHKCQKFEPLFQRSGQAGHYTGMSREQDLSPQLLQKFMELIPTMGLTKDMLVILPKSGEWPKGTGWQLWPLCMGAQGVANGTLTPLFAFQQISAPGTSGECGQGKL, from the exons ATGTCCCCACAGACAGTGGCAGGTCCACTGCAGGTTGTCAAATTTCTGCAGTGGGCTGCCAGGTCCCCCACGGAGGAGTGCGGATTCCCCTGGCAAGTCCCCACAACTTTTCCAAATTCCACTGGTGATGTCCTGCTGCAGTTTGCAGGGGTGTGGCATGTCACAGCCATTGCTTTCAACTGCTCCATCTTCCTGAAGATGAGGGATGGGATGAAGTCATCCATGGCCATCATCAGCTTCATGCCAGAAGGGGACCTGGCCATGAAGTTGGTCTGGCCCTT GATGCACAAATGCCAAAAGTTTGAGCCTCTCTTCCAGCGGAGCGGGCAGGCAGGACACTACACAGGTATGT CGAGGGAGCAGGACCTGagcccccagctcctgcagaagTTCATGGAGCTCATCCCCACCATGGGACTGACTAAGGACATGCTGGTCATCCTGCCCAAGTCAGGTGAGTGGCCCAAGGGCACAGGGTGGCAGCTGTGGCCCCTCTGCATGGGGGCTCAGGGTGTTGCCAATGGCACACTTACCCCTCTCTTTGCTTTCCAACAGATCAGTGCACCAGGGACATCAGGTGAGTGTGGCCAGGGAAAGCTGTGA
- the LOC131586496 gene encoding lipocalin-15-like isoform X3: MSPQTVAGPLQVVKFLQWAARSPTEECGFPWQVPTTFPNSTGDVLLQFAGVWHVTAIAFNCSIFLKMRDGMKSSMAIISFMPEGDLAMKLVWPLMHKCQKFEPLFQRSGQAGHYTGMSREQDLSPQLLQKFMELIPTMGLTKDMLVILPKSDQCTRDIS; this comes from the exons ATGTCCCCACAGACAGTGGCAGGTCCACTGCAGGTTGTCAAATTTCTGCAGTGGGCTGCCAGGTCCCCCACGGAGGAGTGCGGATTCCCCTGGCAAGTCCCCACAACTTTTCCAAATTCCACTGGTGATGTCCTGCTGCAGTTTGCAGGGGTGTGGCATGTCACAGCCATTGCTTTCAACTGCTCCATCTTCCTGAAGATGAGGGATGGGATGAAGTCATCCATGGCCATCATCAGCTTCATGCCAGAAGGGGACCTGGCCATGAAGTTGGTCTGGCCCTT GATGCACAAATGCCAAAAGTTTGAGCCTCTCTTCCAGCGGAGCGGGCAGGCAGGACACTACACAGGTATGT CGAGGGAGCAGGACCTGagcccccagctcctgcagaagTTCATGGAGCTCATCCCCACCATGGGACTGACTAAGGACATGCTGGTCATCCTGCCCAAGTCAG ATCAGTGCACCAGGGACATCAG ctga
- the LOC131586497 gene encoding extracellular fatty acid-binding protein-like, producing MRTMGLSLGLVLLCLLGVQAGDVGTAEPDESKVAGTWYITAMASDSESYLQNKDQLKMAMANIEVLGDGDLKVSFAIPTPGRCMKFESIYKPTGSPGEYYSSDRGNKTVRLVDTDGSSYMVVFATREKDEKTLHMLRLYSRSQWVRPKIKLLFKRLAKLNGFTDETIWILPRQEECRLDEL from the exons ATGAGGACGATGGGGCTGAGCCTGGGACTGGTCCTGCTGTGCTTGCTGGGCGTGCAGGCTGGGGACGTGGGGACTGCGGAGCCGGACGAGAGCaag GTTGCAGGGACATGGTACATCACTGCTATGGCCTCTGACTCCGAGAGCTATCTCCAAAATAAGGACCAACTGAAGATGGCGATGGCCAACATTGAGGTCCTGGGGGATGGTGACCTGAAGGTCTCCTTTGCAATTCCCAC CCCTGGTAGATGCATGAAGTTTGAATCGATCTACAAGCCAACAGGCAGCCCGGGTGAATACTACAGCTCTG ACAGAGGCAATAAGACGGTGAGGCTGGTGGATACCGATGGCAGTTCCTACATGGTTGTCTTTGCCACCAGAGAGAAGGATGAGAAGACCTTGCACATGCTGAGACTTTACA GCAGAAGCCAGTGGGTGAGACCCAAAATCAAATTGCTGTTCAAGAGACTTGCCAAGCTGAACGGCTTCACCGACGAGACGATCTGGATTTTACCCAGGCAGG aGGAATGCAGACTTGATGAATTGTAG
- the LOC131586496 gene encoding lipocalin-15-like isoform X4, whose protein sequence is MTAALPSLALALLYLLQAGAQVPVQLHLDTEKFAGVWHVTAIAFNCSIFLKMRDGMKSSMAIISFMPEGDLAMKLVWPLMHKCQKFEPLFQRSGQAGHYTGAQEKRDLHVMETHYSHYAVLHEAHHSEAEPSTALQLLTREQDLSPQLLQKFMELIPTMGLTKDMLVILPKSGEWPKGTGWQLWPLCMGAQGVANGTLTPLFAFQQISAPGTSGECGQGKL, encoded by the exons atgacagcagcactgcccagcctggctctggccCTGCTCtacctgctgcaggcaggggccCAGGTCCCTGTGCAACTGCACTTGGACACTGAGAAG TTTGCAGGGGTGTGGCATGTCACAGCCATTGCTTTCAACTGCTCCATCTTCCTGAAGATGAGGGATGGGATGAAGTCATCCATGGCCATCATCAGCTTCATGCCAGAAGGGGACCTGGCCATGAAGTTGGTCTGGCCCTT GATGCACAAATGCCAAAAGTTTGAGCCTCTCTTCCAGCGGAGCGGGCAGGCAGGACACTACACAG GAGCACAAGAGAAGAGGGATCTGCATGTGATGGAGACACACTACAGCCACTACGCTGTCCTGCACGAGGCCCATCACAGCgaggcagagcccagcacgGCATTGCAGCTCCTCA CGAGGGAGCAGGACCTGagcccccagctcctgcagaagTTCATGGAGCTCATCCCCACCATGGGACTGACTAAGGACATGCTGGTCATCCTGCCCAAGTCAGGTGAGTGGCCCAAGGGCACAGGGTGGCAGCTGTGGCCCCTCTGCATGGGGGCTCAGGGTGTTGCCAATGGCACACTTACCCCTCTCTTTGCTTTCCAACAGATCAGTGCACCAGGGACATCAGGTGAGTGTGGCCAGGGAAAGCTGTGA
- the LOC131586496 gene encoding lipocalin-15-like isoform X2 has protein sequence MSPQTVAGPLQVVKFLQWAARSPTEECGFPWQVPTTFPNSTGDVLLQFAGVWHVTAIAFNCSIFLKMRDGMKSSMAIISFMPEGDLAMKLVWPLMHKCQKFEPLFQRSGQAGHYTGMSREQDLSPQLLQKFMELIPTMGLTKDMLVILPKSGEWPKGTGWQLWPLCMGAQGVANGTLTPLFAFQQISAPGTSAEVPCVL, from the exons ATGTCCCCACAGACAGTGGCAGGTCCACTGCAGGTTGTCAAATTTCTGCAGTGGGCTGCCAGGTCCCCCACGGAGGAGTGCGGATTCCCCTGGCAAGTCCCCACAACTTTTCCAAATTCCACTGGTGATGTCCTGCTGCAGTTTGCAGGGGTGTGGCATGTCACAGCCATTGCTTTCAACTGCTCCATCTTCCTGAAGATGAGGGATGGGATGAAGTCATCCATGGCCATCATCAGCTTCATGCCAGAAGGGGACCTGGCCATGAAGTTGGTCTGGCCCTT GATGCACAAATGCCAAAAGTTTGAGCCTCTCTTCCAGCGGAGCGGGCAGGCAGGACACTACACAGGTATGT CGAGGGAGCAGGACCTGagcccccagctcctgcagaagTTCATGGAGCTCATCCCCACCATGGGACTGACTAAGGACATGCTGGTCATCCTGCCCAAGTCAGGTGAGTGGCCCAAGGGCACAGGGTGGCAGCTGTGGCCCCTCTGCATGGGGGCTCAGGGTGTTGCCAATGGCACACTTACCCCTCTCTTTGCTTTCCAACAGATCAGTGCACCAGGGACATCAG ctgaagtACCATGTGTCCTCTAG